A genomic stretch from Engraulis encrasicolus isolate BLACKSEA-1 chromosome 10, IST_EnEncr_1.0, whole genome shotgun sequence includes:
- the sgo2 gene encoding uncharacterized protein sgo2, which produces MVTQKKPRTPKGGPKNASFVATKIKAKCLNTSSFFKVSLQGNNKALATALSEQTQKTEMAIREIALLRHRMHALNFDLGVQRHQKSQMYSILEKFYNNFYNGFVQATNIMEGGDEGDLGSFCDDLEADHLEDQPISVGKTDGIPEIRFDDVLQVPGRPARESWTNHGSQRASLFGINTQPGLQEPGDDFQNSISTVAPCVISKVPMRLSSQQIQHSEKQTVHQETLLCNSTMEMTGADISVAPITSASNKTNSQPPSTDATDGVTKSVGPEVVDQAAAVDVAFSEGQDTPLEGTPNVDLNVDVESAPVVKIAETNVGPRRKTNVTLRRNSRLTVNSHKTNNDFLKVPQDATDCGRVSSDSAVPVKIWRISNFLADGEQEVPTKSKKAKRDKLKEKKVRKQKNRPAQEKKPGKVPKPKLSTHDDQDDKENAERLPDGCTENIVLETPEQSPEVDPPAESSCLNKTSDAIDLDLNETSAAVGLDLDKTSDAIGLDFTTNIISRVSAIPTVQATNTHRATWRETYVIPTDSSLPTEEDENGILLTHSVPTTSNRALLKSTSGRTASFSKRQSQVYLDSSRKSVSVRKMKRKKDTVLDKHDEENAENPAGHSDMDNMVLELPEQSPEVDPPTESSWLNEGSNNVHFTTNSRSRVSAMTTLQPSNTQREAWRETYVISTDSSLPTENNENGILLTDTVPTTSNRAFSKSTSGSRVSAMSTVQPSNTQREPWRETYVLTTGSRLRTEDHESDLLTDTVPPSASNRAPLKSSGRSGLLPKRQTQVYPENSKKPVAVTNMSCKKDEMLNEHDEKNAEYLVEDYTENCVLEPRKQSLKSDPPAESSFCSESGDTVHFPTTGSSAVSTVQPSNTHRETWRETYVISTCPTLVAENRNPPEAEPSSIRASDKRSSSRTSGLFPKRQTRVYPGKSKKSVAAPRRETEWLMDENPPWASLDLGSADPFLLDSPAASSGPSRQPSQAIEIYQDASPTVSSQSPDGRAMKSLTNTNLQTADTEAGRGSRRRGAAVSYKEPPINAKMRRGDKFSDTEFLRSPVYKVKKPKKVKRKTLKERTEANL; this is translated from the exons ATGGTAACGCAAAAGAAACCACGGACCCCAAAGGGTGGTCCCAAAAACGCATCTTTTGTCGCCACCAAGATCAAGGCTAAATGTCTAA ATACTTCATCGTTCTTCAAAGTTTCGCTTCAAGGCAACAATAAGGCTTTGGCTACAGCCCTTTCTGAACAGACGCAAAAGACTGAGATGGCAATTCGAGAGATTGCCCTATTGCGACATCGGATGCATGCTCTGAATTTCGACCTTGGTGTTCAGCGACACCAGAAAAGCCAGATG TATTCAATCCTTGAAAAGTTCTACAACAACTTTTACAATGGTTTTGTTCAAGCTACCAACATTATGGAAGGTGGAGACGAAGGAGATTTG GGGAGTTTTTGTGATGATCTCGAGGCAGACCACCTGGAAG ATCAGCCGATTTCTGTTGGTAAAACAGACGGAATTCCAGAGATCAGGTTTGATGATGTCTTGCAAGTTCCCGGCAGACCAGCCAGGGAATCGTGGACCAATCACGGATCTCAGAGGGCTTCCCTCTTCGGCATCAACACTCAACCCGGCTTACAAGAGCCTGGAGATGATTTCCAAAACTCCATCAGTACTGTTGCACCATGCGTCATCAGCAAAGTACCCATGCGTCTCTCAAGCCAGCAAATCCAGCATTCAGAAAAGCAGACCGTTCATCAGGAAACGTTGTTGTGCAACTCAACCATGGAGATGACCGGCGCTGACATCAGTGTTGCCCCAATAACATCCGCAAGCAACAAGACAAATTCTCAACCACCATCGACAGATGCTACGGACGGTGTGACAAAAAGCGTCGGACCCGAAGTTGTGGATCAAGCTGCAGCAGTGGATGTTGCATTTAGTGAAGGGCAAGACACACCATTGGAAGGAACGCCAAATGTTGATTTGAATGTTGATGTCGAATCTGCACCAGTTGTTAAGATTGCAGAGACAAATGTTGGTCCTCGCAGAAAAACAAATGTTACTTTAAGGAGAAACAGTAGGCTTACTGTTAACTCGCACAAGACCAACAACGACTTCTTGAAAGTCCCCCAAGATGCCACAGACTGCGGAAGAGTTTCTTCAGACTCCGCCGTGCCTGTGAAAATCTGGAGGATCAGCAACTTCCTTGCAGATGGGGAGCAGGAGGTGCCAACAAAATCCAAAAAAGCCAAAAGGGAcaaattaaaagaaaagaaagttcGGAAACAGAAAAATAGGCCTGCCCAGGAGAAGAAGCCAGGAAAGGTCCCAAAACCCAAGTTGTCAACCCATGACGACCAGGATGACAAGGAGAATGCAGAACGACTTCCAGATGGTTGCACTGAAAACATAGTCTTGGAAACTCCAGAGCAATCACCTGAAGTTGACCCTCCTGCAGAGTCTAGTTGCCTAAATAAAACAAGTGATGCTATTGACcttgatttaaatgaaactagtGCTGCTGTTGGCCTTGATTTAGATAAAACTAGTGATGCCATTGGCCTTGATTTCACTACGAACATCATTAGCAGAGTGTCCGCCATTCCAACAGTTCAAGCCACCAACACTCACAGAGCGACATGGAGAGAGACCTATGTCATTCCTACAGATTCGAGTCTACCAACTGAAGAGGATGAAAACGGCATCCTTCTTACTCACTCTGTACCTACTACATCTAACAGAGCTTTGTTGAAGTCAACAAGCGGTAGAACTGCTTCTTTCTCCAAAAGACAGAGCCAGGTTTACCTGGACAGCTCCAGgaagtctgtgtctgtgaggaAAATGAAACGCAAGAAAGACACAGTGTTGGATAAACATGACGAGGAGAATGCGGAAAACCCTGCAGGGCATTCAGACATGGACAACATGGTCTTGGAACTTCCAGAACAATCGCCTGAAGTTGATCCTCCTACAGAGTCTAGTTGGCTGAATGAAGGTAGTAATAATGTTCATTTCACTACAAACAGCAGAAGCAGGGTGTCTGCCATGACAACTCTTCAACCCTCCAATACGCAGcgagaggcatggagagagactTATGTAATCTCTACAGACTCAAGTCTACCAACTGAAAACAATGAAAATGGCATCCTCCTTACTGACACTGTACCTACTACATCCAACAGAGCTTTTTCAAAGTCAACAAGCGGTAGCAGGGTGTCTGCCATGTCAACCGTTCAACCCTCCAATACTCAGAGAGAGCCATGGAGAGAGACGTATGTACTCACTACAGGCTCGAGACTGAGAACTGAAGACCATGAAAGCGACCTCCTTACTGACACTGTACCTCCTAGTGCATCTAATAGAGCGCCTTTGAAGTCAAGTGGTAGATCTGGTTTGTTACCCAAACGACAGACCCAGGTTTACCCAGAAAACAGCAAGAAGCCTGTGGCTGTCACAAATATGAGCTGCAAGAAAGATGAAATGTTGAATGAGCATGACGAGAAGAATGCCGAATACCTTGTAGAGGATTACACGGAAAACTGTGTCTTGGAACCTCGCAAACAATCGCTTAAATCTGATCCCCCTGCAGAGTCTAGTTTCTGCAGTGAAAGTGGTGACACTGTACATTTCCCTACAACCGGCTCTTCTGCCGTTTCAACAGTTCAACCCTCCAATACTcacagagagacatggagagagacttATGTCATTTCAACGTGTCCGACTCTGGTTGCCGAAAACCGCAACCCACCTGAGGCTGAACCCTCATCCATCAGGGCGTCTGATAAGAGGTCATCTAGCAGAACATCTGGTTTGTTTCCCAAAAGACAGACCCGGGTTTACCCGGGAAAATCCAAGAAGTCAGTGGCTGCGCCCCGTCGAGAGACAGAGTGGTTGATGGATGAAAATCCTCCATGGGCGTCCCTTGACCTCGGCTCTGCAGACCCGTTCCTTCTGGACAGTCCTGCTGCATCGAGTGGCCCTTCACGGCAGCCTTCTCAGGCCATTGAAATCTACCAGGACGCATCGCCAACAGTGTCAAGCCAATCCCCAG ACGGAAGAGCCATGAAAAGCTTAACCAACACCAACTTGCAGACAGCAGATACCGAAGCTGGTCGAGGATCACGTCGCAGGGGAGCCGCAGTCTCCTACAAGGAGCCGCCAATAAACgc GAAAATGAGACGAGGCGACAAGTTCAGCGATACAGAATTCCTCAGGTCACCTGTCTACAAAGTTAAGAAGCCCAAAAAGGTGAAACGAAAAACCCTGAAGGAAAGAACTGAGGCAAATTTGTAA
- the fkbpl gene encoding FK506-binding protein-like, whose translation MSTPQPPGGDSSHAASRQRGITSWVSACPGGLWEVQRRGPAERKTEFETPALGSVCKVRVQLKGHPALDSEPQQDSSSQPSSEKQQQDTSSQQPSDDNKCEGDSSSPSVSVLASSWPRTPDSVLQIPVGQWVQLVVGEGQCDVIEGCLEGMKAGEECEFQVRPHSKDATPKLPDTRKQAEGHQDADASAVEEGSSSSSSPHHHWGTYRLELHSFSPGKESWEMTSAEKWTWVKAHKERGSQRFGKGDVWGASDCYCRAVKLLITLTERKNGEKKKKGMMEALEEGSSPEEESDAAATTEQQHIPTEEEYNSLKAEIHSNLALCQLKLNQPGKARASSQDATQLDPLSTKAWYRLGQASLLVGELQDARRAFGKVLELQPNSAAARQGLKQVNSKEKDVNNKLGQRLSKMFT comes from the exons ATGAGTACCCCACAACCACCTGGAGGAGACAGCAGCCATGCAGCCAGCCGCCAAAGAGGCATCACGTCCTGGGTGTCGGCCTGTCCCGGCGGCCTCTGGGAGGTCCAGAGGAGAGGGCCAgcggagaggaagacagagtttGAGACGCCCGCCCTGGGCTCGGTGTGCAAGGTCAGGGTGCAGCTGAAAGGACATCCAGCTCTAGACTCAGAACCACAACAAGACTCGTCCTCACAACCCTCCAGCGAAAAACAACAGCAGGACACGTCTTCACAACAACCCTCTGACGACAACAAATGTGAGGGCGACTCATCGAGCCCCTCCGTCTCGGTCCTGGCCTCCTCCTGGCCTCGTACTCCAGACTCAGTGCTGCAGATCCCTGTGGGCCAGTGGGTCCAGCTCGTGGTCGGGGAGGGCCAGTGTGATGTCATCGAGGGATGCTTAGAGGGGATGAAGGCTGGGGAAGAGTGTGAG TTTCAAGTGAGGCCTCACAGTAAGGACGCCACACCGAAGCTTCCCGACACCAGGAAACAGGCAGAAGGACATCAAGATGCAGACGCCAGCGCAGTGGAAGAaggctcatcatcatcatcatcacctcacCACCACTGGGGCACATACAGGCTGGAGCTCCATTCTTTCAGCCCGGGCAAGGAATCATGGGAGATGACGTCGGCAGAGAAGTGGACGTGGGTGAAGGCGCACAAGGAGCGCGGCAGCCAGCGTTTCGGGAAGGGGGACGTGTGGGGGGCGTCGGACTGCTACTGCAGGGCTGTGAAGCTGCTCATCACCCTGACGGAGAGGAAGaacggagagaagaagaagaagggaatg atgGAGGCGCTGGAGGAGGGCAGTTCGCCGGAGGAGGAGTCAGACGCGGCGGCCACCACAGAGCAACAGCACATCCCCACGGAGGAAGAGTATAACAGTTTGAAAGCAGAGATCCACTCCAACCTCGCCCTGTGCCAGCTGAAACTCAACCAGCCCGGCAAAGCCCGAGCCAGCAGCCAAGACGCGACCCAGCTGGACCCGCTCAGCACCAAGGCCTGGTACCGACTGGGCCAGGCCAGCCTGCTGGTCGGGGAGCTGCAGGACGCCCGGCGGGCCTTCGGGAAAGTTCTGGAACTGCAGCCCAACTCAGCGGCCGCCCGTCAGGGTCTGAAACAAGTGAACTCAAAGGAGAAGGACGTGAACAACAAGCTAGGCCAAAGACTCAGCAAGATGTTTACTTAA